DNA from Sphingomonas sp. SUN039:
CGCCAGCATCGCGGCGCGCGGATCGGCGGCGTTGATGGCGGACCGCGCAGCAAGCTGCATAGCGACGGCGGCGTAGGTCATGACATGTCCCCTTTCCCTCTCCCTGAAGGGGAGAGGGACAGCGGCGAAGCCGCAGGGTGAGGGGCCCTCAGCGCAGCCAGAATGGCGTCGAGCACTTCGTCCGTCCGCGCGAGCACATCATTATTCCAGAAACGGATCACTCGATATCCTTGGCGAGCAAGAAAAGCAGTCCGGTTGTCGTCATGATCCTTGTCATCGACATGTTGGCTCCCGTCGAGTTCGACCACGAGCCGTTCCTTCGAGCACAGAAAATCCGCATAGTAAGGGCCAATTGGTGCCTGGGTGCGAAACTTGTAGCCCCCCAAGCGGCGATCGCGAACTCGATGCCAAAGGTGTTCTTCCGCCTCGGTCATATCCCGGCGGAGTTGGCGCGAGCGGGTCAGGATATGGTCGGGGGTCTTGCCTCTTATCGTAACGTCGTTCCCCTCACCCTGGCGCTTCGCGCCTGTCCCTCTCCCCTTCAGGGAGAGGGAAGAATAGGCACGCCTTATCACAGCCCCAAAGCCCCCGGATTCATCCGGCCTTCCGGATCGACCTCGACCTTCATCGCCTCAAGGATGCGCCACCCGCGCGGATCGCTACCCGCCTTCAGCGGATAGGTGCGCCCGATCTGGAAGTGCATCCCGCCCGCCGCCTGCATGATCCCGATCACGGCCGCGCGCAGTTTTTCGACCAATGCGCGCGCTTGCGGCTCGGCGGGAAAGCGTTTCAGCTTTGCCCAATGCGCGGGTTCGACCGACCGTCGATGGATTTCGCCGAGCGCGTCCGGCCAGTAGAACACTGGCTCGATCAGGAACCCCGTCGTCGCGACCGTCAGGAACATATAGCCCGCGCCGACGCCCAGCCGCTCCATGTCGGCGGCGTTCGCTTCGTACAACGCCGTAATCGCCTCGATCACGCCCAGCGCCTTGGAATGCCGCACGATGCCGTGCACCGGCACCCAGCGTTCGCCGTCCGGCCCGACCATCGAATTGACTGCCGGGAAGGGGTTGGCGCGCAGCACCTTGGGGATGGTGTTCTCGACCTTGCGCCCGCCAGCGCGCTCCACAATCGCATCGATCCGCCGCATCCGCTCGTCGGCTTCGGCCTGCGTCAGTCCTTCGGCAATCAGGTGGATCGAGAATTTGGCCTCGTCGAGGAAGCTGCGCCCCGCCACGACGACTTTTGCGCCCTCCTTCAAACCTTTCCAGAAGCCCCCCTGCGACTTCATCATGCCGACGAGCTGTTTGGCGTCGGTGGCAAGACTGTCGCGCTTCATGCGTTGGGCTTGCAGAAACGGGTCGAAGCCGAAGCTCTCGCTGGCCAGCCCGGACCGCCCGATCTCGCTCATCGCCGCGCAATATTGCGCGGGCGCGTCGAAGGCGAAACTGCCGTAAGAAAACGCCTCCGCAGCGCGCATCAACGGCAGGGTGATATGCGCCTTCACCCCGAACGCACCCGCGTCGCTCGCGAACAGACCAGTGAGGTCGGGTCCATAGGGGCGCAGGAAGCCATTACCCGTTCGCACGACGCTGCCGTCGGCAAGCACGACGTCCATGCTTAGCGCGGTTCCCGATATCGTGCCGCGTGCCGCGCCCCAGAACAGCCCGTTCTGGCTCATGCCGCCGCCGACGCTCGCCTTGATACCGCTAAGCGTTCCCCACAGCGGCGTCTGCAACCCGCGCGGGTGCAGCGCTTCGTAGAGAGCACCCCAGGACACGCCCGCCTCGACCGTCACGGTCATGTCGGTCTCGTCGATCTCAAGGATACGGGTCATGCGCCCGGTATCGACGATCAGCGCGCCCGACTCTGCCGCGACGTAGCCCGACGTGTAAGACATGCCGCCACCACGCGGAACGATGGCCAGTCCTGCTGCGGCAGCGACCTTCAGCCCCGCTGACAGTTCGTCGATGTTGCCAGGGCGAAACACACCTGCGGGCACGGGACCTGCGGCAAACACGTCCTCGGCATAGAACGCGCATTCGGCGGCGTCGGTGATCAGCGACCCGGCG
Protein-coding regions in this window:
- a CDS encoding endonuclease domain-containing protein, with amino-acid sequence MKGRGTGAKRQGEGNDVTIRGKTPDHILTRSRQLRRDMTEAEEHLWHRVRDRRLGGYKFRTQAPIGPYYADFLCSKERLVVELDGSQHVDDKDHDDNRTAFLARQGYRVIRFWNNDVLARTDEVLDAILAALRAPHPAASPLSLSPSGRGKGDMS
- a CDS encoding FAD-binding oxidoreductase — encoded protein: MATLAEPRLENRFPAGSLITDAAECAFYAEDVFAAGPVPAGVFRPGNIDELSAGLKVAAAAGLAIVPRGGGMSYTSGYVAAESGALIVDTGRMTRILEIDETDMTVTVEAGVSWGALYEALHPRGLQTPLWGTLSGIKASVGGGMSQNGLFWGAARGTISGTALSMDVVLADGSVVRTGNGFLRPYGPDLTGLFASDAGAFGVKAHITLPLMRAAEAFSYGSFAFDAPAQYCAAMSEIGRSGLASESFGFDPFLQAQRMKRDSLATDAKQLVGMMKSQGGFWKGLKEGAKVVVAGRSFLDEAKFSIHLIAEGLTQAEADERMRRIDAIVERAGGRKVENTIPKVLRANPFPAVNSMVGPDGERWVPVHGIVRHSKALGVIEAITALYEANAADMERLGVGAGYMFLTVATTGFLIEPVFYWPDALGEIHRRSVEPAHWAKLKRFPAEPQARALVEKLRAAVIGIMQAAGGMHFQIGRTYPLKAGSDPRGWRILEAMKVEVDPEGRMNPGALGL